The window ATTGACTTTGGCGGGAATGGGGCAATTGGTTAGATTAGTTAGATTCATCCTATAGAGTAAATTGATGAGAAATTGCCCTTCTCTAGATCCCGATTCTCGAGGACTCCGGTCAACTTGGGTAGGTGCATCATGTTCAGAAGTGATGTCCCTGTTACTGCTTCTGTGACCACTGAGaccactgattggttgccaacaCTTCTAAAGTGTTAACAAGGTGTCTAGATGCTGCACCGTTAAACCCATTTAAAGGTGTAGTACAGCATTACATTGTGATACCAGatacaggctcggactggcccacaggtgaacaggtggatccaccggtgggcccccagaccctgcattAGTACTGCCGGACAAGGTACCCTCTCTGTaacttatacatatatttagcatagagcatCTCAACTATCCTATGAATTTACAtgattttattaataaattatgTAACAAACTTATAGCTGTGGTGGGCCCCAAGATCTTGCAGAATACAATTACTTTTTATGTCCTACCTACCTCATTTTCCCCAATAACTATTAATGAGAGGTGGGTGAAGCAGGGCGTCTGGGACTTGCTGTTGCACACATCGGCCTTCaccatcactgtgactattgtattCTGCTCCAAGTTATTAGGGACTCGGATCTCCGTGGTCTTTACTTCTCTTTTTCCGGCTTCCATGTGTATCCTGCCAGGAGAAGTCAAGACGTTTGGTGGGTTACGGAAACTTTAAAGAGTCACATACAGACCAGGTTGTAGCATGCGTGGcaagacaactttttttttacaatgtattattttttataacttttttgttttttgatttaaagtattttttttacagttataatacagactgggggggattTGTAATCCAGCTAAATAATATGGCTCTTGATCCAAGAATCACGGTCCTGAGGCTAGAAGgaaagaagcccccccccccccccccaacgtgtCCTCAAAATTTTATAACTGGGGATGGCCCCCCTCACTTAGCTGGGCCAACCCCTTGGTGGCCACCCAGGAGGGAGGGGGGCCAATCGCCATGCAGGATTATAAAATGTGCTAAATTCTTGGAGGATTCCTTATCTTTTTGTTTATTATTCACTAATAGGGTATCGCAGATTTTCAAAAAAGAACAATGCCTTTAAGTAGAGCTGATACTTCCTATAGAGGACTCCTCCCCCAGGTACCTGAATGTATTTGAGTCCTTGCTGACATCATTACTTATGGTGACTGAGTAACAGTGAGATTCTTTATAATTTGTGATCTTCACTGAAACTGGATGTGAGGTTCCTGGCGTCACTAGTAAGTTACTCGACATCTGGAAAACAATATAACGTAACACAATTTTGTAACATGCAATGTgtcataaaaaaaacatattttttatattaattattgttatatttttatttatattaactGTTATTGTTATTAATTTACTTATCTTTAGGGCAGTTTCTATTGCTTTTCAAATCACTGTAAGTACCATGTACactctgggggacatgtatcatagttttgtctctctgtggtgtataattgagacatttggcggctctttttttgcgccttatgtaagatcaggtctttttacttgtgatagatgttcagtttttcctatcctggcaggtgcaaattttggcttctttttgagacattgggggtcatttactaagggcccgattcgcgtcttcccaacgtgttacccgaatatttccgatttgcgccgattgtacctgaattgccccgggattttggcgcacgcgatcggattgtgacgcatcggcgccggcatgcgcgcgacggaaatcggggggcgtggccgaacgaaaacccgacggattcggaaaaaccgccgcatttaaaaaaaaaattgtgtcgcgaaaatttcactcaccttcatccaggataggctggtgtatttcgaggcattccagcggacttcagcgcagcagcgccacctggtggacggcggaggaactaccatcataaatcccggccggacccgaatccagcgcagagaacgcgccgctggatcgcgaatgggccgggtaagtaaatctgcccctttttgttgcaaatgtctcaaatccacatggacacaagtcacagacacaagggggttatatgcaggagtggacacaagctatgtgagggggatgaggttgtgtcctgcatttttaagccccTAGTCCCAAGGAGATCACGACAtatgaggttgcggtcacacatgatgttaagggtgcggtcacgcgttgcgttttgattgcaaaagctgaggagaggtgatctgcctaattacattactgttaacattagcatttacaaaaacgcatagtaaacacaatgttaacacatgcattaacttcgcgtttatattgcgttttgtaaatgcaaatgttaacaataatgtaattaggcaaatcacctctcctcagctgttgcagtaggtttcaaaacgcaatcaaaacgcaacgtgtgaccgcacccttggaAAGAaccaatgcatttttttaaaaaaattcagaattttcaaaaaacaggttactgtgcaaaattttaaacatttaaagcatgtggaataattccaatttacatgttaaaatagggtccatggaaaaaaatccttcctttgcacctgccctggaccaggtgcagatttgcgcaaaaataagcaaaaaaagtgatacataagtgaaaaatcgcacggaacatctgggaaacaacgATACATtaggcacaaggtgcagaccaaggcgtacttgaaaaacgacaagtgaaaagtcgcaaatacaacaaaagtcacaaaaaagtcgcatatacaacaaaagtcgcaaaaatgagacaatttgactagcagaaattatgatacatgtccccctctgATTTAAAAATTTGTCCTCCTGCTTTCAATAAAACAAGAGCAGGACACTCACCCCTCCCAATTAtgacatcaaaggtcctttaataTGTAAAAACCATCTGTGTTCTTTGTCTTGCATTGATAAAGTGAACAGTCAATATCTTGAAATCAAAAAACTTACCTCCAAAATGCATTCACTTGCACTAAGTTGCTGCGGTGCTTCCCGTTTCAGCCCACGTCCTCGCCCATACTGACCTCTCACACCAACGCTAAACTCCCCCGTGGGGATCTCACTGATTTTTGCTGCAAAAAGTCCTCCCTGATTGATAATCTGCAGTTCAGCGGTCTGGGTCTTCCCATTGCGTGAGGTCAAGCTGACATCGCTTAGGTTGGCAGAGTCTGGAAGACCGATGGCATCGACTACCAGGATTGTGGGGACACCTGAGGAGGGCAGAAAGAAATAACATACAGTACCATTAGGCTAAATCTACTTGATGGTAAGCATCATTTTTTCTCAGTTTTAGACCTTCACCAATTTTAAGGAAACCCAACCAGGTCTAGAGCTTCTTAATGGAAACATTTGTTTTAGATCCACCACCATTACTTACCAGCCACTGGTTGGTTGTTGAGTTGGTAAAGTCCAGGATGAGACCCATTTACAGGAGTCCCAAAATAATAGAGGAAATCAACGGAGCTCCGACCTGAGGAAGAACACAAGAATAACTTAATTGTGATAGGATAGAAGACATGACCATTCCTATAGAGAGAGAGCAGCTGTCTGACACATCAGGTGCCATGGACATCCATCACAAGAGACTCTGGGGGGGCTGGTTGTCATTGAAATGATATAAATGGATTCTTACCCTGTACGTGAATACTATAGGGTTCCACAGTTTTCATATAAATGGTCCAGTTTCCCACCTGCAGAGGATCCGACAATAACACTCTGGTAAATTTGCCAAAAGACTGGCGGCGGCCATTTTGTTTTCGgcctagtttaaaaaaaaattagaaatgtcAACCTTTGGAAGTTGTGTCTCATATTATAGAAGACTGGAAAGCTCCAATACGTTCTATTACCTGTCGGATCGTGAATGCGTAATTCCCTGACGTCTCCGTTTATGTAGAGCGTGACATTGTGTATAAACTCATCCACCAGAAAGACATGATGAGCAATCCCCCCCTCCAAGGTCTGCACGTGGAAGAGAGTGACCTGCAGTGGTAAAGTGACAATATATTTCTGTACTTTAATACCACGGTCATGAATGAGACCGGCCAACCATGATAAACTCTCGATGTGGATAGATGACCACCTGGATCTTGTCTCCAGGTCAGTAATTGCTAGACCACCATTTCAGAGTAACTCTGGCTGCCAGATCTGGTCCAAACTGGCTACAAAGTCATGGAAAAGACTCATGGATACGTTCGGGGGAAAGTTCTTCTTAAAAACTTTGGGTTATAGAATTAATTTGCCCTGAACCTTGCTACCATGACATGTGTCACCTTCCTAAACAATGTACAAAGAAAGTACCCCCTTCATAGTAGTAGAATCCCCTAATGACACCTCTTTCAAAAGGACAATGCCACTACCAAATTACCAATTGAAATTGTTCAGAAATGGTTTGAGGAACATGGCAAAGAGTTCTGGGCAATAAAATGGCCTCCAAATTGTCCGGTTCCTCATCCAACCCAACATCTGTTAGATGAGCTTAAAAAACAAGTCTGATCCATTGAGGCCGCAAAGGTCAAAGCTCTTTATGGTCACATTTGAGGGACCTATATAAAATGAAGCAGGTTAATATTATGGCTAACATAAATTTTCACTCACCACATCAAAATAGGCAGAATCTGTTATAATTTTTGCAACTTCAGAGATGTATTGGTTGTTGGTGAAGACAATCTGACCTCCGGAAACAGAGGCTAAATCAGAGTAAAGGTCAAATCTGTTTGGATGTAATACTTCCCGACGACTCCTTGCACTACTTCTTGAAGGATCTTCTGTTATTAGGAAAGACACCTAAAGACAACAGAAACCATCATGGCTGCAGTAATACAACCGCCCCAAGAATAAAGACACAAGGGCTTTGCGGTGGCCTTATTACCTtggcctaggtcagtgatggcaaaccttttagacatcgagtgcccaaactacaaccaacacccacgtatttttcacaaagtgccgatgcaataattcaagcagtaacttattactccctgctctgtcacatgtttaaattgtataggcacctgaggacacacatacagtagaaggaaggagtagaagtttggattatcattgtagcttccttctagggtcctgggctgcctgggactgcaagaggccttgggtcctgtctggcgaactctgcgctggggtgatggcgtgggtgcccatagagagggctctgagtgccacctctggcacccgtgccataggttcgccaccactggcctaggtgGATGCAACACATGGCCAAGGAGCTCACTTCAGATTTTTGGCTTGGCCGTACAACACCAGAAGAACATAGGAGCTTTGGGTAAGGAGCAGCAATACAGAGCCCTTGACTTCTATCATCATGCAAGTCCCAAGTATCAATCACCTACCTTCATCTTCCTCTCTTGGATTAAAGCCTCAACAGTGCTTCGGAGATGTGCATCCTTGGAGGACGCGTCAGTGAAAACAAAGATTTCTGAATGTGGAGGAGTGTTGATCAAGGCTAGCTGAGGAGATGGGAAAGAGGGTGATGAAAAATGGCCACATAGCAATATGAGGTCACGGTTACGTGTTCTTACCTGAAGGGCTGATAAACACATTTCTGGTTCATCTCCACCACCAAGAGCATGAAGACTGTCGAGGGCTTTTAAAAATTCCTCAGGGTCGCTTGTCTTATACACAGGACCAAAGCCTAGAGATATAAAATGGTTAACTGGTCAAATCTACAAGATAAGTCGGAACATGGACAAGAGGATTGACGAGTTATAATTGACCAATAAACATACTTGGGTCATTGAAGGGCACCAAGATGTAGTAGTCTGGGTCCAGTAAAGTCATACGCTGATGTTGGATGATGTTTCGTGACTGTAGACGAGCTGATGTGATCTCTTCTCCCATACTGCCGGTGGTGTCCAGGACAAAGCTCAAGGCCGGGAAGGCAGAAACTCCCAGGAGTCTACAGCAACCATGATAGAAATGTGCACGTGTCTACTCAAGGATCATGGATCAACAATGTAAGACTACAATCTCATGTGGATTACGGCTTCTATTATAACCCTCTAAATAGTGCACAACTAATGGTGGATGGATGTGGTTGCAACATAAAATGCAACGTAAAGGTCAATGTAGGACCAGCATCACAAATGGAAGCCATTTAGGTCTTCAACATTTTGATGGCATGATTGAGCTGCTTTGTGCTGAGCTATTCTTTCCATCAACAGAAATCTAGGCTAAACCCAACACAAAAGCTGAACGCAGATTTAAAATGGTGCAGCGCCAAAACCAAATTAGAGTTTTTCTTGTCCTAGGGTGGACCTACCACATGGCTATACACCAGGTACAGGTATATGTCATATACTGTATTGGTTTGGCTTCTTCTCACCTCATCATATCTCTATCGCTTACGTCTCCCCGCAGCTCACTTAGAAACTTAATAGACGCCTTCAGAGCCAGTTGAGCTGCTCTTTCATGGAGAAAATGGTGGGGGGAAAATAGAGCGGTGGCCGTGTCCTTGTTGATCCCTCCTCGGGCGCTGCGTTCTTTGCTATCATCAAACGGACCTCCATGACTGCACTTTCCTAAAGAAGATAAAGACCACAATAAGTCTGAAAACCCAAAAATTCATCTCAATATCCACTCCATATAAGATCATCTACTATGTGAGTCACTCATTATTCCATTACGAGCGGCTACTATATGGGTCaatatatatattgaatataATGAGTGAATATATTTGGAGACTTGTACCTTGAGGCTTCACAGGTGACTCTCCATAGTATCCGGAGGTCAGGAGATGTCTCTTCTGAATGGCTGCTGCAATGTTATTCTGACAAGAGACATCACTGCAGTCTGTGCAGGTCTGTTCAGAGACTGAGACAGAGAGGAAACAGTTATGAGGTAGGTCTCCAGGATAGTGGAAGTGAGGACCAGGAGACATATTTGGGTCTCAGTTATAAAACTATGCAATGTTGTCTGTTGTCTATGCTCCGCTATGTGGCGGTGAGGTATTGGTTTTCTTAGGCCATGCCGGGTCTCCTCTAGAGAAGTATCTGCTCATTGACCCATAATTACTACAAAACTATATAGACAGTTGTGTCTAGTGATGGGaaagttcttaaaaaaaagttCACAGAAAAGTTCAAGATAAAAATGAGCTGTAGGTGTAATGTCCAGGAGTTGGACCATTACTAAATTCAACTCTGGAATTCTCGCACAAGGGATCTAGTTGGACAGATCACCCCATTAACTTCCCCGACCCAGCTAATAGAGGTATTTAGGGCCTCATCATCACTCAAGATATCTTTAATTGCTAAAATAAAAACCCCTAGTTAGGATGGCTAGTGCAACACTACCACCAATTGTCAAGAAAAGGCTATTACACAGTACATTATCTCTATGTTTGCCTGTTGGTTACCCAAGGGTTAATACTACTTCTGTTTACATTATATTTGTAATATATTGTAAATTTCCTGAGGCTTAGCAGGCTGCTTATTGGCTTGTATCCCAGAGTGTTAGACAGAGGAAACCTATAAATATAGTCTTTTTGTCATAAATATAGTATTTTGTCATTTGGATTTAGTTCTTCAGAGTTGCTTCTGCAGCAGAGCCGGGTTGGCTCACTGGAGATACTTGCCAAAGACTTTTCCTACTTCCACCAGTAGGAAAGGAGTTTGTTGCCAGCCTGTCATCTGTGGTACAGTCCAATAATAAGAAGAAGAAATActagttcctttatttatatagcgcacacagataatgcagcgctgcacagaagttGCCAGATAAGTCCCTGTggccaatggggatcacaatctaatcaacctaccagaatgttgtggagtgtgggagaaaagcggaggacccggaggaaacccacacaaacacggggagaacatacaaactcttttgcagatgttgaccctggactaaaagaaccgtgagttgtttTCGAGATCTTCCTGCTGTGTAGGTCCCTCATTACCATCTGCCGGGGATTTATGACCTACactgggagtgccccagggagaaccttcACTATCACGCCCCCTCCCCCTATTCATGCATCAATTTGCGAGTCCAGATGAGTGTGGATGAGGAAAACCCTAGGACAAGGCTTCCATGACACCTGCGGCCTATCCCCCATCAAACTAACCATTCCGATCCTAACCTCCAGCTTCCCCCAAATGTCAGTCCCTGGTGGGGATGTTGCATAGACAGTATCATAGTAAGGACATGCTTAGTATGTGGGATAACATACCTTCAGCTATGGAGTCGATGTCTTTCCCAGGTGTGGCGAGATCAGGATGGATGCCTGTGTGGCCCAGCTCTACCCAGTTTGTATGGCTGTAAAAATCCTGAGGATACAAGTTGTTATAGTTTAGGACAGTGACAGATACCATCTTACGTCACTTCAGCCATGTAGGATCAGTCATTAAAGGGTTATCCagtaaaaaatagataaaaatatttATCTTCTTCATTTTTCCCTCGATGACAACTATCCCGATCCCGCTGCACTCGACTTTCTGGATGTCTCTGACACCACAGGAAAAACTAGGAGAGGTCCCTCACCGACCACCTCAACTAGACGGACGCGTGAGTGGCTATGAGATTGTATTCTTTCTAGAGGAGAGGGAATTTTCATGTTTTTGAGAAGAAATTCAGGCTGTAATGTTACCTGCAGTGAATGTAATATCTGGCCTAGTATCTCTCGGGCTCCTTCATACTCCTTGGCCCTCACGTTCCTCAGCAGGTCCTCGCGGGCGCGTAGCAGGAGGCTGTTTCCTTGTCTCACCCTCTCCGAGTCAAAGTGTCTGATGGGATCATTGCGGGTACCGTTCAGAAAGTCCATGTTAGCATTGGCGCTGACTATCTGCCTCATGGCGGCTCGAAACGGGCGTAACGACACTTCATCTCCATAATAAGCCCCCAAGATGGCATCCGCTGTCAGAGTCTTGCCCTGTcacacagaaagcacttactgtaaAAAAGCATTTTTATAAATAATCGGTAGCATGATTTGAGGACTTATATGGTCTTATGGGATTCCGGGACAGCGTGTGGAACTGTTGGTGGGGACCCTGGCTGTAGGGCAGTATTATTTAGTTGGATTTTGCCTGGGGGAATGAGCATGTAGCCACCACAATGTAGCCCTGCTGTATGTATAGCACTATGCCTGGCATGTGCACAGTACAGAACCATGGATAGCGCCCGTGTACCATACACATgtcaggggggctgtgtgtgatgtGAGTCAGCGGGCCCCCCCGCTCACAATGAAGAATCAGTGTCCTGAAGCAGAACATGACATCAATGGCCGCCTCAGCAGGGGGCACACATAGAGGCGCGGATGTGACTAGGTCATCCCCTCATTATTTCTCTAGGCACCTGCTCCCTAAATCATCTGTCCATCTCCTTTCAATCCCTGATGACTCTTTTCCTATTATTAATGGGATGAATAATAGGGCTGGAAAATCCAAAGCAAACAGCGCGGGCGAGGGAGAAGGAGACGATGTGATCTCATTAACAGTCGCAGAAATTCACTGAAAAAGTGCGATCATTAGCTGCGGTAGTTTTGCATATTCGTATATTAGATGTCACATTCAGTAATGAAGGGGTTATTTAAAAATGATTCAAAAAATGATAAAGAAGGATTATTTACTACACTTTTTATGGTTATATAGTAAGTTTATTATATAGAAATAATATACAGGGGCAACCTTTATTAGGAAATGAAGGGGTATAGAATATATCTGAATAAAAATGGATGAGGGGTTTTATCTTTTATGTCCAGAATATCTTtaaaagccgccatattggatccacAGCATGAAGGTGGTCATGTAGTATGTGAGAGAAGACCAGATATGTCTCTGAAGGTGGATGCTGTGATCACAATTGTAATACCTCTTGTGGTattctccatagattctcatAACCTTTGGATCTCGGGCCTTCAGCACCAGAAACAACATGTCATATAGATGTGCATCAATGGGAACCTTCCCAGTTGTTGTTGAAACTTTCTATGTTGATTACTGCCTCAATTTCTATGTTATCCAGTTACATAAGATTTGGCGGGAAAACCCTTTCGGGATGTATGAGGGGGACAGATTATCCTATACATGAGGTAAATGGCCGTTATGTGGTATCTGACATTCCTCCAGCCGATCCAGATCAAGTTTGCTCTTAAAGCTATAAGTAGAGACTCTGGAAATAACAGTATGGCAGGGCATTGCTATTTCAGCGATTCCCTGAGGTAAAGTGAAGTACACACAGAGCCGCAGAGCTCAGCATTATGCAATAACATGTAATGATGACAACCTCAGACTACATGTAGGACGCTCGTGACAGGATGCCGGGAAGACGCTCAGCCTGTGGTCACACATGACCCCAACATACAAAACCTCATGGACCACACCTGCATTACGTGACAGGAGAAGAACTGAGTACGTGACCCAAAGCGGACATCACGAGGCTTGAGAACGGAAAGAGCCATTGGAGCACAAtcgctaagaacagtgcagtctgtactatgtattctccttgttctttgagaactttcaatcgttcagcctcccaaggacaccaacccagttgaaaggaggagggcatattcatctatcattgtaggaaggttctgcgggaagattctttgagttctgtctggtgaacttcattctggggtgatggcccgggtgcccacagagagggctccgagtgccgcctctggcaccagtgccgtaggttcgccaccactggtatagagctTGTAGCTCCAGGGCCCAGGTGTAAAATCttaaaggccgcggtcacacgttctggtcatgttgcgttcataacgcgacgcatgGGGCGGGCCTTGGCCCGATCGAATATGCGTTTCAAGAGAAACATAACTGATTGGTAACCAGGCGCTGGTGTCAGTGAACGCAACGCAAGtggaacgtgtgaccacggcctaacAGGGCCCCAGACCTAATTGACCATCAAGGTCAATTGTGAGACTTATCTGTATCACGTGACAATGGAAGAACTGAGTATGTGACCCAAAGTAGACACCATGATGCCTGAGGATGGCCAGAAAGAGATATAGTCTGATCTACGGATACTTTCATCAAAAGTATACACAGTGTGAACCAGACATCACGTGTAACATGTCCGGTTATGGTATACAGCTCGTAGCTCCCAGGCACCAGTGGAATATAGGTAACAGGACCCCCATCCAGGTCAATGTGTGACTTATCTGCACAcatggccggcaccagcactgggcatacccgggcaagtgccggggcccagagctgctggggggggccacataaggctgtacataaggaatccatagggaagagaggggctgtatctaatgaatataTAGGGGtccaggggggctttatataaaataaccatgaggggctgttttgcatgataaactagggaatattttggggaacaggagactgtttttgtttcagaatttttaatgccaccatgtgagtttattgcaaaggagcccactgaggctgtgtcgcccaggggcctactgaaactggagccgaccctgtctgCACATACATGACCACCATCTTCAAGCAGTAAGGAGAGGCATGAACCCCTCTTCTATTGATCAGTGATCCATATCCATGGTCAAGTTCAGAGCTGTGTCTCTTCCAATGCCacaaaactacaactctcagcatgctcaGACACTGAAGATATCACCACATAGGACAAAGGGAAAGAGACAGCACCACATGAAGATCCATTTCCAATTTCTCTACATCATCTCCTAAATTGCTTTGCTTAGTCATGAACCTTGGAGTGACGCCTGAACCTTTATTTGGCCGAGTCTTCAAGGGAAATCCATTATATTCTGTGCAGCTGCCAAACTATAATGCACTACACTTCACCATATAGCGACCCCCAGGGGGCGATGTACTTATGTAGCACAATGTGGTAAGTGTAGGGCCCTGATTAGACTGAAAACATTGCCAATAAATTGCCAATAGGGGCAGAATTATCTTTTTTTGAGAGCCTTTTTCCTCTTCCCTTTTCCCTAATTCAAGAAATGGAGAGACCATGGAGCATCTCATTGCCAAAGAACTAAGAgctcagcagtgtaaggacaaccCCCATCCAAGTCTAGCACCATCTTGGAATAGAAATGCacatttcacagccctgctgctactgacaatacACGAAAAGTTATGATGACACAGATCTTCTCGGCCAATAGAAGCCCCTCCTCCCTCACCTCAAAGTCCTCCCAGTGAAGCGGCGGTCTGGTGGGGTGTTTGTTGTCCAGCAGGATTTGTAGGGTGACGTTGAGCACGGCTTCTTCCGTCAGATCTTGATGAGTAAAAGATCCCCAGGTAAAGGAAAGGACCTTGGACCAGAAGTTGGGGAAGAAGGCGTGGCCACCTGGTATGGCCAGGCCCCCGAGGAGCAGGAAGGGGAGGAGCATGGGGATCGAGGTGGTTATGGATCCTTCATTGAGAGAACCTGCGTGAGACGGTTTATACGTTAGTATATACAGCGCTTACATGGAGACCAAATtacttcaagatctctgcttgctgacattcttaTAGATGATGGTCTAGTATAGTATTAACCCTTCTATTTAGGGTATCTCTGGTATTTATGCCTTATGTGTCCTTTCAGCTGACACGTGGCCACCATATGAGTCTCCATTTTCCTCGGTGCCTCCATAGTAGCAGCGTTTTGTAGAATTTGGAGTTAACATGGCATTTTCACATCTCATTAGGAATGCCAAGCAGTTTTGTCACCTATCTGACTACTCCCCCCGCCCCAAACTCCATCTGCTAATATAAACCCTACACCCTTCCCCGCCACTGAATAAGCTATTCCTCAGTCACACAAAGCCTCCTGTCACATAATTACTGCCTGCGACCCCATTATTACACACGCCGTGCTCACGCTCTATTATtaatgtgatgggggggggtgagAGAGAGGGGATGAAATTA is drawn from Engystomops pustulosus chromosome 9, aEngPut4.maternal, whole genome shotgun sequence and contains these coding sequences:
- the VWA7 gene encoding von Willebrand factor A domain-containing protein 7, whose translation is MLLPFLLLGGLAIPGGHAFFPNFWSKVLSFTWGSFTHQDLTEEAVLNVTLQILLDNKHPTRPPLHWEDFEGKTLTADAILGAYYGDEVSLRPFRAAMRQIVSANANMDFLNGTRNDPIRHFDSERVRQGNSLLLRAREDLLRNVRAKEYEGAREILGQILHSLQDFYSHTNWVELGHTGIHPDLATPGKDIDSIAEVSEQTCTDCSDVSCQNNIAAAIQKRHLLTSGYYGESPVKPQGKCSHGGPFDDSKERSARGGINKDTATALFSPHHFLHERAAQLALKASIKFLSELRGDVSDRDMMRLLGVSAFPALSFVLDTTGSMGEEITSARLQSRNIIQHQRMTLLDPDYYILVPFNDPSFGPVYKTSDPEEFLKALDSLHALGGGDEPEMCLSALQLALINTPPHSEIFVFTDASSKDAHLRSTVEALIQERKMKVSFLITEDPSRSSARSRREVLHPNRFDLYSDLASVSGGQIVFTNNQYISEVAKIITDSAYFDVVTLFHVQTLEGGIAHHVFLVDEFIHNVTLYINGDVRELRIHDPTGRKQNGRRQSFGKFTRVLLSDPLQVGNWTIYMKTVEPYSIHVQGRSSVDFLYYFGTPVNGSHPGLYQLNNQPVAGVPTILVVDAIGLPDSANLSDVSLTSRNGKTQTAELQIINQGGLFAAKISEIPTGEFSVGVRGQYGRGRGLKREAPQQLSASECILEMSSNLLVTPGTSHPVSVKITNYKESHCYSVTISNDVSKDSNTFRIHMEAGKREVKTTEIRVPNNLEQNTIVTVMVKADVCNSKSQTPCFTHLSLIVIGENETSTAPPPVCPQPSYLQFCPTSLVPSRCKDFQWRSMLLVTDIDGIKSVRVVNGSGTSSQYSDAGNDAIEYTSHCCDLQAELLLTNHKEAAWNCSLYAPTAALQAEHKAHYLLMIPLLLILGVSLGICYFQRKRRRSTGSGYSSPEDGEKD